From the Microbacterium thalassium genome, one window contains:
- a CDS encoding sigma-70 family RNA polymerase sigma factor produces MTQDLAADRPTAALGDADLVLRTRSGDADAFAELWRRHYRSGIAVARSVTSSLDPDDLVQESYTRIFQSIQNGGGPTGSFRAYLFTSIRNTAATWGRARQETAIDVLDTMEDPATSEQATAEALDRSLTNQAFRSLPTRWQEVLWYTEIEQMKPSEVAPLLGMKASAVAQLAFRAREGLREAWIQAHLRSVHDGSECQWTIERLGAYARSNAARRDRRRIELHLKDCARCIIVAGEAEEVSHRLALVLLPLTVGIAGTAGYLASLQGGAVPAVALAAMPSTITAGAAVAPAPAGAESTAAAASGSSSSIGVGAMVSLVAATVVVIGGVFAGAAILSTPEGGAPSAAAPDAADSLSIDATVEGPDDPDAVVTRDPADDDGTEPDSPAPAPEDPIAPDDDVDAAAPAPAPAPAEPADPGDEADPAPIEEAVVESAVLPDGVPTIVASSSTTEADGTVTFSIELSGEPGATVRARIRGEEVARTSLDDAGNGVLVLTAEPWELLVGTRVELRYVSGDGQGRPLGAKLTDLV; encoded by the coding sequence ATGACCCAGGACCTCGCCGCCGACCGCCCCACGGCGGCTCTCGGCGATGCCGACCTGGTGCTGCGCACGCGTTCGGGCGATGCCGACGCCTTCGCCGAGCTGTGGCGCCGCCACTACCGCTCGGGCATCGCGGTCGCCCGCTCGGTCACGTCGTCCCTGGACCCCGACGACCTCGTCCAGGAGTCCTACACCCGCATCTTCCAGTCGATCCAGAACGGCGGCGGGCCGACCGGATCGTTCCGGGCCTACCTGTTCACCAGCATCCGCAACACGGCCGCCACCTGGGGGCGCGCGCGCCAGGAGACCGCCATCGACGTCCTCGACACGATGGAGGACCCCGCCACGAGCGAGCAGGCCACCGCCGAGGCGCTCGACCGGAGCCTGACGAACCAGGCGTTCCGGAGCCTGCCGACCAGATGGCAGGAGGTGCTGTGGTACACCGAGATCGAGCAGATGAAGCCCTCCGAGGTGGCGCCGCTGCTCGGGATGAAGGCCTCGGCCGTCGCACAGCTGGCCTTCCGCGCACGCGAAGGTCTGCGCGAGGCGTGGATCCAGGCGCATCTGCGCTCGGTCCACGACGGTTCGGAGTGCCAGTGGACGATCGAACGCCTCGGCGCGTACGCCCGCTCCAACGCCGCCCGGCGCGACCGCCGCAGGATCGAGCTCCATCTGAAGGACTGCGCGCGCTGCATCATCGTCGCCGGTGAGGCCGAGGAGGTCTCGCATCGCCTCGCGCTCGTGCTGCTGCCCCTCACGGTCGGCATCGCCGGGACGGCCGGCTACCTCGCGTCGCTGCAGGGTGGCGCCGTCCCCGCCGTCGCGCTCGCGGCGATGCCGTCGACGATCACGGCGGGCGCCGCGGTCGCGCCCGCGCCGGCCGGCGCCGAATCGACGGCGGCTGCGGCATCCGGCTCGTCGAGCTCGATCGGGGTCGGCGCCATGGTGAGCCTGGTGGCGGCCACCGTCGTCGTCATCGGCGGCGTCTTCGCCGGCGCGGCCATCCTGAGCACGCCCGAGGGGGGCGCCCCGTCGGCCGCGGCTCCGGATGCCGCCGACAGCCTGTCGATCGACGCGACGGTCGAAGGCCCCGACGACCCCGACGCCGTCGTCACCCGCGACCCGGCAGACGACGACGGCACCGAGCCGGATTCCCCGGCGCCGGCGCCGGAGGACCCCATCGCGCCCGACGACGACGTCGACGCCGCGGCGCCCGCCCCGGCACCCGCGCCCGCGGAACCGGCCGATCCCGGCGACGAGGCCGACCCCGCTCCGATCGAAGAGGCCGTGGTCGAGTCCGCGGTGCTCCCCGACGGCGTGCCGACCATCGTCGCCAGCTCGTCGACGACCGAGGCCGACGGGACCGTGACGTTCAGCATCGAGCTGTCGGGCGAACCGGGCGCCACCGTGCGGGCCCGCATCCGCGGCGAGGAGGTGGCCCGCACCAGCCTGGACGACGCCGGGAACGGCGTGCTGGTGCTCACCGCGGAACCGTGGGAGCTGCTCGTCGGCACCCGCGTGGAGCTGCGCTACGTCTCGGGCGACGGGCAGGGGCGGCCGCTGGGCGCGAAGCTGACCGACCTGGTCTGA
- a CDS encoding beta-N-acetylhexosaminidase gives MSPLSLVPIPSSVHETGGAPLVLDERTRPTGDADAARELTRLIEARTGLRTRELGGDGGAPATAASAIDLRVEPGGAAESYRLRVAEDGATVVGADAAGLFYGVQTLAQLIEPDTEGWVIPAVEIEDAPRFAYRGVMLDVARHFFDVPAVRGYIDRAAGLKFNALHLHLTDDQGWRLHLDSRPALTERASGSSVGGDPGGFYTKDEYRDLVAYAAARHMIVVPEIDMPGHTHAVGLAYPELAEDPVVTEHMLEIVSDYGGEPPAAGEAYDGLAVGFSSLRINDEATYDFVADVFGELASLTPGPYLHLGGDECLGTDPADFAAFVARASAIVADLGKTPVTWHEAGAAGGLHPDTVGQYWGGVTPTDGMDDTARAFVSRGAQVILSPADAVYLDMKPRADSDLGLTWANGPTSVRRAYEWEPADVIDGIGEADILGVEAPLWTETVRTPADIDALAFPRIAAAAEAAWSPATGASDQRTWESFRGRVAGLAGLWDGLGIRFDAADEIDWVR, from the coding sequence GTGTCGCCCCTCTCGCTCGTCCCCATCCCCTCGTCGGTCCACGAGACCGGCGGCGCGCCGCTGGTCCTCGACGAGCGCACGCGCCCGACCGGGGATGCGGATGCCGCACGCGAGCTGACACGGCTGATCGAAGCCCGCACGGGGCTGCGGACGCGCGAGCTCGGCGGCGACGGCGGTGCGCCCGCGACCGCAGCCTCGGCCATCGACCTGCGCGTCGAGCCCGGCGGCGCCGCGGAGTCCTACCGGCTCCGCGTCGCCGAGGACGGCGCCACGGTCGTGGGCGCGGACGCCGCCGGCCTCTTCTACGGCGTGCAGACGCTGGCGCAGCTGATCGAGCCCGACACCGAAGGCTGGGTGATCCCGGCCGTCGAGATCGAGGACGCTCCGCGGTTCGCCTATCGCGGCGTCATGCTCGACGTCGCCCGGCACTTCTTCGACGTCCCGGCGGTGCGCGGCTACATCGACCGGGCCGCGGGCCTGAAGTTCAACGCGCTCCACCTGCATCTCACGGACGACCAGGGGTGGCGCCTGCACCTGGACTCCCGGCCGGCGCTGACCGAGCGCGCCTCGGGCAGCTCGGTCGGCGGCGACCCGGGCGGCTTCTACACGAAGGACGAGTACCGCGACCTCGTCGCGTACGCGGCGGCGCGGCACATGATCGTCGTCCCCGAGATCGACATGCCCGGCCACACGCACGCCGTCGGGCTCGCCTACCCCGAGCTCGCCGAGGATCCCGTCGTCACCGAGCACATGCTCGAGATCGTGAGCGACTACGGCGGCGAGCCCCCGGCGGCGGGCGAGGCGTACGACGGCCTGGCGGTCGGATTCTCGTCGCTGCGCATCAACGACGAGGCGACCTACGACTTCGTCGCCGACGTGTTCGGCGAGCTCGCCTCGCTCACGCCCGGCCCGTACCTCCACCTCGGCGGCGACGAGTGCCTGGGCACCGACCCGGCCGACTTCGCCGCCTTCGTCGCGCGCGCGAGCGCCATCGTCGCCGACCTCGGGAAGACGCCGGTCACATGGCACGAGGCGGGGGCGGCGGGCGGCCTGCACCCCGACACGGTCGGCCAGTACTGGGGCGGCGTGACTCCGACCGACGGCATGGACGACACGGCCCGGGCCTTCGTGAGCCGCGGCGCGCAGGTGATCCTGTCTCCCGCCGATGCCGTGTACCTCGACATGAAGCCGCGGGCGGACTCCGACCTCGGCCTGACGTGGGCGAACGGGCCGACGAGCGTGAGGCGCGCGTACGAGTGGGAGCCCGCCGACGTGATCGACGGGATCGGCGAGGCCGACATCCTCGGCGTCGAGGCGCCGCTGTGGACCGAGACGGTCCGCACGCCCGCCGACATCGACGCGCTGGCCTTCCCCCGCATCGCGGCGGCCGCCGAGGCGGCGTGGTCGCCGGCGACGGGAGCGAGCGACCAGCGCACGTGGGAGTCGTTCCGCGGCCGGGTCGCGGGGCTCGCCGGCCTGTGGGACGGCCTCGGCATCCGCTTCGACGCCGCCGACGAGATCGACTGGGTGCGCTGA
- a CDS encoding FAD-binding oxidoreductase, with the protein MPVDVVARLRSLLGDRVDTSPAALDAARADKSGHAAAGRPLAVVHASGVDDVQATLKIATETGTPVVTRGAGTGLAGGSIAGPGEIALSVRRMDRILEVRPDDLIAVVEPGIINADLNAALAEHGLWWAPDPASRDIATVGGNIATGAGGLLCAKYGVVRDAVLGVDLVLADGRLMRLGHRTVKGVTGLDLTSLVIGSEGTLGVVVGATLKLRRLVPGAVCTVAVTFPDVRSAAAASAAVTASGVQPSIMELVDAAALAAIHDLLGLDAPTPGAAQLTIQTDGPAAAGDADAIAEVLRGAGGTVAVSHDREEGERLLAIRRSMHPAIERLGTTLIEDVSVPRSALPDMFDEIARVEREHGIVIPTVAHAGDGNLHPNFVFDASESEGDGIAAVPPHIWDAADDLFRAALRLGGTLTGEHGIGVLKRRWLVDELGEDQWELQRRITRVFDPQGILNPGKVFTP; encoded by the coding sequence ATGCCGGTCGACGTCGTCGCACGGCTGAGGTCGCTCCTCGGCGACCGCGTCGACACCTCGCCGGCCGCCCTGGACGCGGCCCGCGCCGACAAGTCCGGCCACGCTGCCGCCGGCCGGCCCCTCGCCGTCGTGCACGCGAGCGGCGTCGACGACGTCCAGGCGACGCTGAAGATCGCCACCGAGACCGGCACGCCCGTCGTCACGCGTGGCGCCGGGACGGGTCTGGCCGGCGGGTCCATCGCGGGGCCCGGCGAGATCGCCCTGTCGGTGCGGCGCATGGACCGCATCCTCGAGGTGCGCCCGGATGATCTGATCGCCGTCGTGGAGCCGGGGATCATCAACGCCGACCTGAACGCCGCGCTCGCCGAGCACGGGCTGTGGTGGGCTCCCGATCCCGCCAGCCGGGACATCGCGACCGTCGGCGGCAACATCGCCACGGGAGCGGGAGGACTGCTGTGCGCGAAGTACGGCGTCGTGCGCGACGCCGTCCTGGGCGTCGACCTCGTGCTCGCCGACGGCCGCCTGATGCGCCTCGGCCACCGCACCGTGAAGGGCGTGACGGGGCTCGACCTCACCTCGCTCGTGATCGGCTCGGAGGGGACGCTCGGCGTCGTCGTCGGCGCGACGCTGAAGCTGCGCCGGCTCGTCCCCGGCGCGGTGTGCACGGTGGCGGTGACCTTCCCCGACGTGCGCTCGGCGGCCGCCGCGTCGGCGGCCGTGACCGCGTCCGGCGTCCAGCCGTCGATCATGGAGCTGGTGGATGCCGCGGCCCTCGCGGCGATCCACGACCTGCTCGGTCTCGACGCGCCGACGCCCGGGGCGGCGCAGCTGACGATCCAGACCGACGGGCCGGCGGCCGCCGGCGACGCCGACGCCATCGCCGAGGTGCTGCGCGGGGCCGGCGGCACCGTCGCGGTGTCGCACGACCGCGAGGAGGGCGAACGGCTGCTGGCGATCCGCCGGTCGATGCATCCGGCGATCGAGCGCCTGGGGACGACCCTCATCGAGGACGTCTCCGTCCCCCGCAGCGCCCTGCCCGACATGTTCGACGAGATCGCTCGCGTCGAGCGCGAGCACGGCATCGTGATCCCGACGGTAGCGCACGCCGGCGACGGCAATCTGCACCCGAACTTCGTGTTCGACGCGTCGGAGTCCGAGGGTGACGGGATCGCCGCCGTCCCGCCGCACATCTGGGACGCCGCCGACGACCTCTTCCGCGCGGCGCTGCGCCTGGGCGGAACGCTCACCGGCGAGCACGGCATCGGCGTGCTCAAGAGACGGTGGCTGGTCGATGAGCTGGGCGAGGACCAGTGGGAGCTGCAACGGCGGATCACGCGCGTGTTCGACCCGCAGGGCATCCTCAACCCCGGCAAGGTGTTCACCCCGTGA
- a CDS encoding YrdB family protein, producing MSDSPRAEADANAQAGTRTPLAPIDILAFISELFAFVTLAIWGFAMWSLPWNIVVGILAPVAAILVWALFVSPRAVFAVHPFVRAVIEILVYAAAGMAWWSMGATWLGLGYGVVAVVIGVLAGRRRFA from the coding sequence ATGTCCGACTCCCCCCGCGCCGAGGCCGACGCGAACGCCCAGGCCGGGACGCGCACACCGCTCGCGCCGATCGACATCCTGGCCTTCATCAGCGAGCTGTTCGCCTTCGTGACCCTCGCGATCTGGGGTTTCGCGATGTGGTCGCTGCCGTGGAACATCGTGGTCGGCATCCTCGCGCCCGTCGCCGCCATCCTCGTGTGGGCGCTGTTCGTCTCGCCCCGCGCGGTCTTCGCCGTCCACCCGTTCGTCCGGGCGGTCATCGAGATCCTCGTCTATGCCGCCGCAGGCATGGCCTGGTGGAGCATGGGGGCCACGTGGCTCGGCCTCGGCTACGGCGTGGTCGCGGTCGTGATCGGCGTCCTCGCCGGACGGCGCCGGTTCGCCTGA
- the nagA gene encoding N-acetylglucosamine-6-phosphate deacetylase: MSTVLHSVRLVDDGAETPDAWVRFDGGRVVATGAGATWEAADTVVDGTELAGPGAILTPGFVDLHTHGGGGRNHDEGADAVRTARAVHRAHGTTRAVVSLVTASVDDLAERVTMIAGLAASDPDVLGSHLEGPFLDPGHKGAHTEGLLRAPGAEDVTRLIAAGRGTIRQITLAPELEGATAAIERLRAAGTVVALGHTDADADAARSAFDAGATLLTHAFNAMRGIHHRAPGPVVAALRDDRVVLEVIADGVHVDLGLVAVLFDAAPGRIALVTDAMAAAGAPDGSYELGGLAVTVQDGVARLARDGAIAGSTLTQDVALRRVVSAGVALPVAVAALTRTPARVLGMTDIGSLAVGARADAVLLTAGLDVRSVWIDGAHAS, encoded by the coding sequence ATGTCCACCGTCCTCCACTCGGTCCGCCTCGTCGACGACGGGGCCGAGACCCCGGACGCGTGGGTGCGGTTCGACGGCGGACGCGTCGTCGCGACCGGGGCCGGGGCGACGTGGGAGGCGGCCGACACCGTCGTCGACGGCACGGAGCTCGCCGGCCCGGGTGCGATCCTCACCCCCGGCTTCGTCGACCTGCACACCCACGGAGGCGGCGGCCGCAACCACGACGAGGGGGCGGATGCCGTGCGCACGGCGCGAGCCGTCCACCGCGCCCACGGGACCACGCGCGCCGTCGTCTCGCTCGTGACCGCATCCGTGGACGACCTCGCCGAACGCGTGACGATGATCGCCGGACTCGCGGCATCCGACCCCGACGTCCTCGGATCGCACCTGGAGGGCCCGTTCCTGGATCCCGGCCACAAGGGCGCGCACACCGAGGGGCTGCTCCGCGCGCCCGGCGCCGAGGATGTGACCCGGCTGATCGCCGCCGGACGCGGCACGATCCGGCAGATCACCCTGGCACCGGAGCTCGAGGGCGCGACGGCCGCGATCGAGCGGCTCCGCGCGGCCGGGACGGTCGTCGCACTGGGGCACACCGACGCGGACGCGGACGCAGCACGCAGCGCCTTCGACGCCGGCGCGACGCTGCTCACGCACGCCTTCAACGCCATGCGGGGCATCCACCACCGGGCCCCGGGACCGGTCGTGGCGGCGCTGCGCGACGACCGGGTCGTGCTCGAGGTCATCGCCGACGGCGTGCACGTGGACCTCGGACTCGTCGCGGTGCTCTTCGACGCCGCCCCCGGCCGCATCGCACTCGTGACGGATGCCATGGCCGCGGCCGGCGCCCCGGACGGCTCGTACGAGCTGGGCGGGCTGGCGGTGACCGTCCAGGACGGCGTCGCGCGGCTCGCCCGCGACGGCGCGATCGCCGGGTCGACCCTGACGCAGGACGTGGCCCTGCGCCGCGTCGTCTCCGCCGGCGTCGCCCTCCCGGTCGCCGTCGCCGCGCTCACCCGGACGCCCGCGCGCGTGCTCGGCATGACCGACATCGGAAGCCTCGCCGTGGGCGCCCGCGCCGATGCCGTGCTGCTTACGGCGGGACTGGACGTCCGCTCCGTCTGGATCGACGGCGCCCACGCATCATGA